The sequence tcagcattctagtatggatagtccgtggagacgcaagtactttgtaggatattgccactagggcgtttcgcctcaccaaaatgttagatgtttcccATGCActcttttgaaactttcttcgcctatcctacataattttagatctagttttgttacggacatattaatgacggtaaatatgagggaaaccacaaaaggcgttttgcatcgggggcgttttggggcctcttccctatctgtttatagaaatgtttcataggcgatttgaaatatgtcccttgtgGCTGTGTATGAAACATTTcaataatcagatacgcagctGCTTACGCTGTTGAGTGAGTaccactaataatattagttagGCACTGCAGAACATCTAGATGGTCGCCACGAGTACGCTggtatccctctcttactaactgtacaataaaatgatattgattgtatatatcacaaagaaccatggctccgtaaagtgttatacacgcctgaccCTACCAaaaaaacgaacttgaaaaaaaaacatctaaatGAAATGCATTGATCATAAGCAATCAAACGAAGTTTATTAAATACATCACCattatatcaagacaaaattttcaaaacgattcatctgcttttgtaaacaaagattcaaacgacgatttgacaaatctgatagctcttccacgcaaaccgataccatcaacaggtaacggaaaccttcacctacctaatggaacgtacacacggtcaagccgtttgaccaacattgactccacctctcgtttatccaaatatccatcaagttttatgaacagcgacacgaacaatcaatttattcgaccaacaatatcacacacgaacgaccgaagcgctaacttgagcaccaatcatcaaaaaatatatgggggtttgtgcaacttcactacaaatgctcaaacatgttcggcgaaccttgactccacccccgacaactcaaaccaaaatcaaaccgttttattttttccaatcGAGCCGCCAACGGTCAAattgttgttcgaacaacttcacacacgttcaaacaaaacaGCAACCGatgcgttttcttgggggtggagtcaatgttcgtcgaactgcttgactggtgtgtacgttgcataatggtggtgttggtttgcgtgggagagctatcagattcgtcaaatcgacgtttgaatctttgtttacaaaagcagataagtcgttttgaaaaattttgtcttgatatcaTTTTCTCTGTGGGAGTAGGCACCTGAACTATTGTTCGAACAGAGTCACAAATCCTTCATATTTCAATTAAACTGGCGTACTGCATCCAACATCCAAAAGATTCTGAGTTTTTCTCAGAGATATCACGACATTCTACAATCATTCTCCACTCCCCAACAAAGTTGTGTGTTAATGTCACCGGAAACTTGTAACGTACGTTATCGTTGATTTGCGCCACAAACTGtcgattgaacaaaattttagtaATGAACGATAAGATTTGGTCAATACGTACCCCCGCCTTGAAAGGGCAATATttctgattcaaatttttagtaATCGGGTACCAGATTTCATTGAAGTTCTGTATAACGGAGCAAAAGTCCGGTATGTATTTATCTATAAATGTCCGCTTCCACTCGCCGCGTTCCATCTTCTCCGCATAGACGTACATCGGATACGGTGGGACGATGTCCTTGAGAAAAGTGAAATTCCCACTGACTATTATAAATCCATCGTCATCGTAATCGAACTCCATCGAGGATAAGTCTATATCGTATTTATGGCCGGGGCATCCTCGATATTCCTGCATGTCAATAACCAGTACTGCTGCCAGCATCGGGACCAGGAATAAGACAGACAGCACCTGTAGGTACATGATTGGGGAATGAATTTACCCTTGTTCGGAACCGTTACGTTGTCGGGAAAACTGTTACGATGAGACCACGTCTGCTCAGTTTATATATCTATCTGATTAGTTTGCTGTAGTGTGATTCATGTTCAGTGATTGTGTAATTATCGTATTCGGATGACCATGTTTCGATATGTACCATAGATTGTCTACGCTGCTAGACATAACATCCAAG comes from Armigeres subalbatus isolate Guangzhou_Male chromosome 2, GZ_Asu_2, whole genome shotgun sequence and encodes:
- the LOC134217037 gene encoding uncharacterized protein LOC134217037 yields the protein MYLQVLSVLFLVPMLAAVLVIDMQEYRGCPGHKYDIDLSSMEFDYDDDGFIIVSGNFTFLKDIVPPYPMYVYAEKMERGEWKRTFIDKYIPDFCSVIQNFNEIWYPITKNLNQKYCPFKAGFVAQINDNVRYKFPVTLTHNFVGEWRMIVECRDISEKNSESFGCWMQYASLIEI